One genomic segment of Micromonospora sp. WMMC415 includes these proteins:
- a CDS encoding Ms5788A family Cys-rich leader peptide, which produces MGTLLTKRRAVDLCRVATCLCRPVI; this is translated from the coding sequence ATGGGGACGCTCCTCACCAAACGGCGCGCGGTCGACCTGTGCCGCGTGGCCACCTGCCTGTGTCGCCCCGTCATCTGA